One genomic window of Polyangium aurulentum includes the following:
- a CDS encoding type I polyketide synthase — protein MDSLQAWLVTHLAELRGIDPRSIDPRERFHRYGLDSVGATRLVSDLSAHLGRPLSPTLMWEHPTLEALARHLTSNAPSVGLSMRPQPAPATASEPRNEPIAIVGMACRFPKAADLDAFWRLLREGVDAVTEVPNDRWDAAALYDPDTSAPGKLNTRWGGFLDNISRFDPQFFGISPREAVQMDPQQRLALELAWEALEDAGIPPPNLKGSRTGVFMGALFTDHALLQDRAGREAITAHTSTGGAACIIANRLSYAFGLEGPSLTVDTACSSSLVAVHLACQSLRSGESKIALAGGVSLMLVPETTMGFTKLNAMSPDGRCRAFDAKGNGYVRSEGAGIIILKRLSEALRDGDRIYALVRGSAVNNDGASNGLTAPNPAAQQSLLRDACKAAGVAPSEIQYVEAHGTGTPLGDPIEASAIGAVYGVEHGPERPVLIGSVKTNVGHLEAAAGMAGLIKTVLAMHHDALPQSLHFEKPNPNIDFEGLRLRVVKRTQPWPVPEGTVRRAGVSSFGYGGTNGHVILESMLRPAAGVALLEAGSPEGLDAPVRAALAAIDHGLPPTTRILHVDGEGSGHRLAVVASTAGRLHERLVEARAGADGRGIFRTTSHSPRRVVWVFSGQGSQWVGMGRKLVLEEAVFRAALVRCERALAPFLNWSVFDEILAGAPRALPERIDIMWPTLFAFQVSLAELLRDLGVEPSAVIGHSIGEVAAAHIAGALSLEDAARVIAHQARLVQRVVGRGLMLLASVGWAEAQSIAAASGGRITCAIAASPTSTVFAGEGGALGALGASFASRGIFARSVGTGAAVHGPQMEFLLNDLPPLLAAIRPDEGSIPIFSTMLGGRVNGEELIPSHWARLLRQPVLFAQGIASLLEEGPAVFLEVSPHPIVKQSIEECVRHAGGGAASTAVASLWRNEDEGRSLREAIGMLFVLGANIVGHNDYEDRGEGRVLLLPVSGQIEPAKREAARRLADHIERQTDVSLHDICYTASARHAHHRMRAVVTARARAEVVDGLRAIADRREHPSVRMGVTPLGGRPGLVFVFPGQGSQWLGMGRSLLASERVFRDAIDACDEAIWREAEFSIIDEIKAIESRSQMARIDVVQPLLFAMEVALAALWRSWGVEPDCVIGHSMGEVAAAHVAGALSLEDAARIICRRSRLLRRVSGLGAMALVELTMKEAELALVGYEERLGVAVSNGPRSTVLSGEPMALDEVLAQLEKRGVFCRRVKVDVASHSPQMDILEDDLREALAELTPHGALIPMRSTVTGELVRGDDLGPGYWVQNLRKPVLFAHAVARSIEAGQTLFLEISPHPILLHSIEESLRDLAKDGAAIPSLKRQEHERHCLVDALGALHVNGHDLAWDKLHPRGGRCVSLPTYPWQRERYWLGDDTKPKYSVKVSRTMAPVEPGAHPLLGSALLLSMEPSLHLWEQSLSTRAVPYLADHRVQNEAVFPGAGYVEMALAAAADVHGRAPIALEEVTFDRMLAVPEEGERRVQVVFVDEEPSRASFQVSSREPGGKTWVQHAAGKVRTGVGAPGARISKERPRVVQARCPITLDAAEFYRRMKEGGLSYGKSFRGIEQLWLGSAEGLGRVLLPAEMAAHAEGYQVHPALLDACFQVMVGIHVAGSSAPTGTYVLSGIDRLRLHRSLGQEVWVHARLHSSADGTATAGDVFVIDADGRVQAEIIGLRVKQVEGGKSASPNALAEWVYGVEWRKKDVAPESTRFKSPNVPSAWLLLMDEGGAAAALAFLLLARGEACVRVRPGERFARLEAGLFEINPTNPDHYRRLLREAFGKEVVCRGVVHMLALDAAAWDGTTLETLDRDLARGSLSALYLLQALLRQGWRDMPRLWLVTRGAQPVVGRGTPLSVAQAPLWGLGRTIALEHPELECARVDLDPARSPDEASLLLRELSTRDREDQIAYRTDGRYVARLVKTSFDAPDPSGPSVLSGPANGRPFQLEVPEPGALDRLALRETVRRPPGPGEVEIQVEAAGLNFIDVMKAMGTYPGMPTGPVPLGLECSGRVVAVGEGVDRVTVGQEVVAFAVGAFASHVVTPAVFVAPKPRDLSFAEAASIPVVFMTVHYAISRLARANPGERILIHTAAGGTGLAAVQLARFIGAEVFATAGSEEKREYLRSLGIEHVMDSRSLNFAREVADVTDGQGVDVVLNTLTGEARMRSFESLAPYGRFVELSKRDIYENGQLAMTPFRKSLSYAAVDLPGMSIERPDLLGTLLREVMRLLDEGVFQPLPMRVFHASEIQEAFRLMSQSKHIGKVVVSMSDPNVSILPAEERPAGIKPNGTYLITGGLGGLGLALSQWMVERGARNIALISRGAPSEAARKAIGAMEKAGARITVLEADIAREESTKAALEEMAERLPPLRGVVHAAGVLDDRTLLELDEERFWRVMMPKVHGAWNLQALLGNRALDFFVMYSSSASMLGAPGQGNYAAANAFLDAVAHARRRLSLPAMSIHWGPFAEVGLAAAQNNRGKRLSHRGIESLTPAQGLVAFSKLLERPRTEIGILRLAVHQWVEFYPQVAGSPFWSELQREPGATDRPAPSSRMSFRQILEKRPPAERLVLLERHLLEQVGQVLRLDVARIDRLSSFTSLGMDSLLSLELRNKLESSLGVRLSATLMFTYPNPASLADHLLDRMSLAPGKRTPGPTLSTKRGEGERLSVTSPRPVESFRSGESVKVKSLRQMTQAEAEALLEEELARSEDYLS, from the coding sequence TTGGATAGCCTCCAGGCCTGGCTCGTCACTCACCTCGCCGAGCTGCGTGGCATCGACCCCCGATCCATCGACCCCCGGGAGCGGTTTCACCGCTACGGCCTCGACTCGGTCGGCGCGACCCGCCTCGTCTCCGATCTTTCGGCTCATCTCGGCCGACCGCTATCGCCCACGCTCATGTGGGAGCACCCCACCCTCGAAGCGCTCGCGCGGCACCTGACGAGCAACGCCCCCTCGGTCGGGCTGTCGATGCGCCCCCAGCCCGCGCCCGCCACCGCCTCCGAGCCGCGCAACGAGCCCATCGCGATCGTGGGCATGGCCTGCCGGTTTCCCAAGGCCGCAGACCTCGACGCTTTCTGGCGCCTTTTGCGCGAGGGCGTCGACGCCGTCACCGAGGTCCCCAACGACCGCTGGGACGCCGCCGCCCTCTACGATCCCGATACCTCCGCCCCCGGCAAGCTCAACACGCGCTGGGGCGGCTTTCTCGACAACATCTCCCGATTCGACCCGCAGTTTTTCGGTATCTCGCCGCGCGAGGCGGTCCAGATGGATCCGCAGCAGCGGCTCGCGCTCGAGCTCGCCTGGGAGGCGCTCGAGGACGCGGGAATCCCGCCGCCGAACCTCAAGGGCAGCCGCACCGGCGTCTTCATGGGCGCCCTCTTCACCGACCACGCGCTCTTGCAAGACCGCGCCGGGCGCGAGGCCATCACCGCCCACACGAGCACGGGCGGCGCCGCGTGCATCATCGCCAATCGCCTCTCGTACGCCTTCGGCCTCGAGGGCCCGAGCCTCACCGTCGACACCGCCTGCTCCTCCTCGCTCGTGGCCGTGCACCTCGCCTGCCAGAGCCTGCGCAGCGGCGAGTCGAAGATCGCCCTGGCCGGCGGCGTCAGCCTGATGCTCGTCCCCGAGACGACGATGGGCTTCACCAAGCTCAACGCGATGAGCCCCGACGGGCGTTGCCGCGCATTCGACGCGAAGGGCAACGGCTACGTGCGCTCCGAGGGCGCGGGCATCATCATCCTGAAGCGCCTGTCCGAGGCGCTGCGCGACGGCGACCGCATCTACGCCCTCGTGCGCGGCAGCGCCGTGAACAACGACGGCGCGAGCAACGGCCTCACCGCCCCGAACCCCGCCGCCCAGCAATCGCTGCTGCGCGACGCGTGCAAGGCCGCGGGGGTCGCGCCGTCCGAAATCCAATACGTCGAAGCCCACGGCACGGGCACGCCGCTCGGAGATCCCATCGAGGCCTCGGCGATCGGCGCTGTGTACGGCGTCGAGCACGGACCGGAGCGGCCTGTCTTGATCGGCTCGGTGAAGACGAACGTCGGGCACCTCGAGGCGGCCGCGGGGATGGCCGGGCTCATCAAGACCGTGCTCGCGATGCACCACGACGCGCTGCCGCAGAGCCTGCACTTCGAAAAGCCGAACCCGAACATCGACTTCGAGGGTTTGCGGCTGCGGGTCGTGAAAAGGACCCAGCCGTGGCCCGTGCCCGAAGGGACGGTGCGGCGCGCGGGCGTGAGCTCGTTCGGGTATGGCGGGACGAACGGGCACGTGATCCTGGAGAGCATGCTGCGGCCGGCGGCGGGCGTGGCGCTGCTCGAGGCGGGCTCGCCGGAGGGGCTCGACGCGCCTGTCCGCGCGGCCCTGGCCGCCATCGATCACGGCCTGCCGCCGACCACGCGCATCTTGCACGTCGACGGCGAGGGGTCGGGGCACAGGCTCGCGGTCGTGGCGAGCACGGCCGGCCGCCTGCACGAGCGGCTCGTCGAGGCGCGCGCGGGGGCCGACGGGCGCGGCATTTTCCGCACCACGTCGCACAGCCCTCGCCGCGTCGTGTGGGTGTTCTCCGGGCAAGGCTCGCAATGGGTGGGCATGGGGCGCAAGCTCGTGCTCGAGGAGGCGGTGTTCCGCGCCGCCCTCGTGCGCTGCGAGCGCGCGCTCGCGCCGTTCCTCAACTGGTCGGTCTTCGACGAGATCCTCGCGGGGGCGCCGCGCGCGCTGCCCGAGCGCATCGACATCATGTGGCCGACGCTCTTCGCGTTCCAGGTCTCGCTCGCCGAGCTTCTGCGCGACCTCGGCGTCGAGCCCTCCGCGGTGATTGGCCACAGCATCGGCGAGGTCGCGGCCGCCCACATCGCGGGCGCGCTCTCGCTCGAGGACGCCGCGCGCGTGATTGCGCATCAGGCGCGGCTCGTCCAGCGCGTGGTCGGGCGCGGCCTCATGCTCCTCGCCTCGGTCGGCTGGGCCGAAGCGCAGTCCATCGCGGCGGCCTCCGGCGGGCGCATCACCTGCGCGATCGCCGCGAGCCCCACGAGCACCGTCTTCGCCGGCGAGGGCGGCGCCCTCGGGGCGCTCGGGGCCTCTTTCGCGTCGCGGGGCATCTTCGCTCGATCGGTGGGAACGGGCGCCGCGGTGCACGGGCCGCAGATGGAGTTTCTGCTGAACGATCTGCCCCCGTTGCTCGCGGCGATTCGCCCCGACGAGGGGTCGATCCCGATCTTCTCCACGATGCTCGGCGGGCGCGTGAACGGCGAGGAGCTCATCCCCTCGCATTGGGCCCGCCTGCTCCGCCAGCCCGTGCTCTTCGCGCAGGGCATCGCCAGCCTGCTCGAGGAGGGGCCCGCGGTCTTCCTGGAGGTCTCCCCCCACCCGATCGTGAAGCAATCGATCGAGGAATGCGTCCGCCACGCGGGCGGCGGGGCGGCTTCGACGGCCGTCGCGTCGCTGTGGCGCAACGAGGACGAGGGCCGCTCGCTCCGCGAGGCCATCGGCATGCTCTTCGTGCTCGGCGCGAACATCGTCGGCCACAACGATTACGAGGACCGCGGCGAGGGGCGGGTTCTGCTCCTGCCCGTGTCCGGCCAGATCGAGCCCGCCAAGCGCGAGGCCGCGCGCCGGCTCGCCGACCACATCGAGCGGCAGACCGACGTATCCTTGCACGACATCTGCTACACGGCGAGCGCCCGGCACGCGCACCACCGCATGCGCGCCGTCGTCACCGCGCGGGCCCGCGCCGAGGTCGTCGACGGCCTGCGCGCGATCGCCGATCGCCGCGAGCACCCCTCGGTGCGCATGGGCGTCACCCCGCTCGGCGGCCGGCCTGGGCTCGTCTTCGTGTTCCCTGGGCAGGGCTCGCAATGGCTCGGCATGGGGCGCTCGCTGCTCGCGAGCGAGCGGGTCTTCCGCGACGCCATCGACGCCTGCGACGAGGCGATCTGGCGCGAGGCGGAGTTCTCGATCATCGACGAGATCAAGGCGATCGAGAGCCGCTCGCAGATGGCTCGCATCGACGTGGTGCAGCCCTTGCTCTTCGCCATGGAGGTCGCGCTCGCCGCGCTCTGGCGGTCGTGGGGCGTCGAGCCCGACTGCGTGATCGGGCACAGCATGGGCGAGGTCGCCGCGGCGCACGTGGCGGGCGCGCTCTCGCTCGAGGACGCGGCGCGCATCATCTGCCGCAGGAGCCGCCTGTTGCGGCGCGTGTCCGGGCTCGGGGCCATGGCCCTGGTCGAGCTCACCATGAAAGAGGCCGAGCTCGCGCTCGTGGGCTACGAGGAGCGCCTCGGCGTGGCCGTGAGCAACGGCCCGCGCTCCACGGTGCTCTCGGGCGAGCCCATGGCGCTCGACGAGGTCCTCGCCCAGCTCGAGAAACGCGGCGTCTTCTGCCGGCGCGTCAAGGTCGACGTCGCCTCGCACAGCCCGCAGATGGACATCCTCGAGGACGACCTGCGCGAAGCCCTCGCGGAGCTCACCCCGCACGGGGCGTTGATCCCGATGCGCTCGACGGTGACGGGCGAGCTGGTGCGCGGCGACGACCTCGGTCCCGGGTACTGGGTGCAGAACCTCCGCAAGCCGGTCCTGTTCGCGCACGCCGTGGCGCGCTCGATCGAGGCTGGCCAGACCCTCTTCCTCGAGATCAGCCCGCACCCGATCCTGCTGCATTCAATCGAGGAGAGCCTGCGCGATCTCGCGAAGGACGGCGCGGCCATCCCTTCGCTCAAGCGGCAGGAGCACGAGCGGCACTGCCTCGTCGACGCGCTCGGCGCCCTGCACGTCAACGGCCACGACCTCGCCTGGGACAAGCTCCACCCGCGCGGCGGCCGGTGCGTCTCCTTGCCGACCTATCCCTGGCAGCGCGAGCGCTACTGGCTCGGGGACGACACCAAGCCGAAGTACTCGGTGAAGGTGTCGCGGACGATGGCGCCCGTCGAGCCCGGGGCGCACCCGCTCCTCGGCTCGGCGCTCTTGCTCTCGATGGAGCCGTCGCTGCACCTGTGGGAGCAGTCGCTGAGCACGCGGGCGGTCCCGTATCTCGCCGATCACCGCGTGCAGAACGAGGCCGTCTTCCCCGGCGCGGGTTACGTCGAGATGGCCCTCGCGGCCGCGGCCGATGTGCACGGCAGGGCGCCCATCGCGCTCGAGGAGGTGACCTTCGATCGCATGCTCGCCGTGCCCGAGGAGGGCGAGCGGCGCGTGCAGGTGGTGTTCGTCGACGAGGAGCCGAGCCGCGCCTCGTTCCAGGTCTCGAGCCGCGAGCCGGGCGGCAAGACGTGGGTGCAGCACGCCGCGGGCAAGGTGCGCACGGGCGTCGGCGCTCCGGGCGCGCGCATCTCGAAGGAGCGCCCGCGCGTCGTGCAGGCGCGCTGCCCCATCACGCTCGACGCCGCCGAGTTCTACCGCCGCATGAAGGAAGGGGGCCTGTCGTACGGCAAGAGCTTCCGCGGCATCGAGCAGCTCTGGCTCGGCTCGGCCGAGGGCCTCGGCCGGGTGCTCTTGCCCGCCGAGATGGCCGCGCACGCCGAGGGTTATCAGGTCCACCCGGCGCTGCTCGACGCGTGCTTTCAGGTCATGGTCGGCATTCACGTCGCGGGCTCGAGCGCCCCCACGGGCACGTACGTGCTCTCGGGGATCGATCGGCTGCGCCTGCACCGCTCCCTGGGCCAGGAGGTGTGGGTGCACGCGCGGCTGCACTCGAGCGCGGACGGCACTGCGACGGCGGGCGACGTGTTCGTGATCGACGCCGACGGGCGCGTGCAGGCCGAGATCATCGGGCTGCGGGTCAAGCAGGTCGAGGGCGGCAAATCGGCCTCGCCGAACGCCCTCGCCGAGTGGGTCTACGGCGTGGAATGGCGCAAGAAGGACGTCGCGCCCGAGTCGACGCGCTTCAAGTCCCCGAATGTCCCCTCCGCGTGGCTTTTGCTCATGGACGAGGGCGGGGCCGCTGCGGCGCTCGCGTTTCTCCTGCTCGCGCGGGGCGAGGCGTGCGTGCGCGTGCGTCCCGGCGAGCGCTTTGCGCGCCTCGAGGCCGGGCTCTTCGAGATCAATCCGACGAATCCCGATCATTACCGGCGGCTCTTGCGCGAGGCGTTTGGCAAGGAGGTCGTTTGTCGCGGCGTCGTTCACATGCTCGCGCTCGACGCGGCTGCGTGGGACGGCACGACGCTCGAGACGCTCGACCGGGATCTCGCGCGCGGCAGCCTGAGCGCGCTCTACTTGCTCCAGGCGCTGCTCCGTCAGGGCTGGCGCGACATGCCCCGGCTCTGGCTGGTCACGCGCGGCGCGCAGCCCGTGGTTGGCAGGGGGACGCCGCTCAGCGTGGCGCAGGCGCCGCTCTGGGGTCTCGGCCGCACGATCGCCCTCGAGCACCCCGAGCTCGAGTGCGCGCGCGTGGACCTCGATCCTGCCCGCAGCCCTGACGAGGCGTCGCTGCTCCTGCGGGAGCTGTCGACCCGCGATCGGGAGGATCAGATCGCGTACCGAACCGACGGCCGGTACGTCGCGCGGCTCGTGAAGACCTCGTTCGACGCGCCGGACCCGAGCGGGCCGAGCGTGCTCTCCGGGCCGGCGAACGGGCGGCCCTTCCAGCTCGAGGTGCCCGAGCCCGGGGCGCTGGACCGATTGGCCCTGCGCGAGACCGTGCGCAGGCCGCCGGGACCGGGGGAGGTCGAGATCCAGGTCGAGGCCGCAGGGCTCAATTTCATCGACGTGATGAAGGCCATGGGGACCTACCCCGGCATGCCCACGGGGCCTGTGCCCCTCGGGCTCGAGTGCTCGGGGCGTGTCGTCGCGGTGGGCGAGGGCGTCGATCGCGTGACCGTGGGGCAGGAGGTCGTGGCGTTCGCCGTGGGGGCCTTTGCGTCGCACGTGGTCACGCCGGCCGTCTTCGTCGCCCCGAAGCCGCGCGATCTGAGCTTCGCCGAGGCGGCGTCGATTCCGGTCGTCTTCATGACCGTCCATTACGCGATAAGCCGCCTCGCGCGGGCGAACCCTGGCGAGCGGATCCTGATCCATACCGCCGCGGGCGGGACCGGGCTCGCGGCCGTCCAGCTCGCGCGCTTCATCGGCGCCGAGGTGTTCGCCACGGCGGGCAGCGAGGAGAAGCGCGAGTATCTACGCTCGCTCGGCATCGAGCACGTGATGGACTCCCGCTCGCTCAACTTCGCGCGCGAGGTCGCGGACGTGACGGATGGGCAGGGCGTGGACGTCGTGCTCAACACGCTCACGGGCGAGGCGCGCATGCGCAGCTTCGAGAGCCTGGCGCCTTATGGCCGGTTCGTGGAGCTGAGCAAGCGGGACATCTACGAAAACGGCCAGCTCGCGATGACGCCGTTCCGCAAGAGCCTCTCCTATGCGGCGGTCGATCTGCCCGGCATGTCCATCGAGCGGCCGGATCTGCTCGGCACCCTTTTGCGCGAGGTGATGCGTCTCCTCGACGAAGGCGTCTTCCAGCCGCTGCCGATGCGCGTCTTCCACGCCAGCGAGATCCAGGAGGCGTTCCGCTTGATGTCGCAATCGAAGCACATCGGCAAAGTCGTGGTCTCGATGAGCGATCCCAACGTGTCCATCCTCCCCGCGGAGGAGCGTCCGGCGGGCATCAAGCCGAACGGGACCTACCTCATCACCGGAGGGCTCGGCGGGCTCGGGCTCGCGCTCTCGCAATGGATGGTGGAGCGAGGCGCACGAAATATCGCGCTCATCTCGCGCGGGGCCCCTTCGGAGGCCGCACGCAAGGCGATCGGGGCGATGGAGAAGGCCGGGGCGCGCATCACGGTGCTCGAGGCGGACATCGCGCGCGAGGAGAGCACCAAGGCCGCGCTGGAGGAGATGGCGGAGCGCTTGCCGCCGCTGCGGGGCGTGGTCCACGCGGCAGGCGTGCTCGACGATCGCACCCTGCTCGAGCTCGACGAAGAGCGGTTCTGGCGGGTGATGATGCCCAAGGTGCACGGGGCCTGGAACCTGCAGGCGCTCCTCGGGAACCGCGCGCTCGATTTCTTCGTCATGTATTCGTCGTCGGCGTCGATGCTCGGCGCACCTGGGCAGGGCAATTACGCCGCGGCCAACGCGTTCCTCGACGCCGTCGCGCACGCGCGCCGCCGCCTGAGCTTGCCCGCGATGAGCATTCACTGGGGGCCCTTCGCCGAGGTCGGGCTCGCTGCCGCGCAAAACAATCGCGGCAAGCGGCTCTCGCATCGCGGCATCGAGAGCCTGACGCCGGCGCAGGGGCTCGTCGCATTCAGCAAGCTGCTCGAGCGGCCCCGGACGGAGATCGGCATCCTGCGCCTCGCCGTGCATCAATGGGTCGAGTTTTACCCGCAGGTGGCGGGCAGCCCATTCTGGTCGGAGCTGCAGCGGGAGCCCGGCGCGACCGACCGGCCGGCGCCGTCGAGCCGCATGTCGTTCCGGCAGATCCTCGAGAAGCGACCGCCCGCCGAGCGGCTCGTCTTGCTCGAGCGGCACCTGCTCGAGCAGGTGGGCCAGGTGCTCAGGCTGGACGTGGCCCGCATCGACCGGCTCTCGTCGTTCACGAGCCTCGGCATGGATTCGCTCTTGAGCCTCGAGCTTCGCAACAAGCTCGAGTCGAGCCTTGGCGTACGGCTATCGGCGACGCTCATGTTCACCTATCCGAACCCGGCGTCCCTCGCGGATCACCTGCTCGACCGGATGAGCCTGGCCCCTGGCAAGCGCACCCCAGGGCCCACGTTATCGACGAAGCGCGGCGAGGGTGAGCGGCTCTCCGTCACGTCGCCGCGGCCGGTCGAGTCGTTCCGGTCCGGCGAGTCCGTGAAGGTCAAATCGTTGCGTCAGATGACCCAAGCAGAGGCCGAGGCGTTGCTCGAGGAAGAGCTCGCTCGCTCGGAGGACTACCTGTCGTGA